The sequence below is a genomic window from Bacteroidales bacterium MB20-C3-3.
TTTATAAAGCGATCTCCTTTCCATCTTATCTTTCTAGATTTAACAAGTGGAGAGTTGCCGGAACTCACAAAAGAGAACATTTTCTTTCAACTTATGGATTTTGACGTTATTTGACACATGATATTGGTTTAAAGGTTATACATGCAACTTCGTCAACTATTTAATAAAAAGCAGTATAAGTATCTATCAAATTATATTACGGCGTGCCTCATGAATTTGTTATGAATTTGTGAAGGTTATAAATTTTTTATAATAAATGACAATGAACATCCTATTTTTATTCTGTTCTCTTCCAAATCTTTCAGATGACAAATCGCTATTCTCATCATTAATACACGAATTCAAACATCAAGGACATAATGTTTTTGTTTCTGCAAAGGGTCAAAATACATCTAAAACCGAATTGGTTGAAGAAAATGGGATACCCGTTATTCGCATTCATTCGCAAGATTTCACAGGCGTAAGTAACAATTTCAAAAAGGCACTGGGATATATTGAATATTCCATTAAACAAGTATATTATACAAAAAAAAAACTAAGAAATCAGAAAATTGATTTAATTATATCTCACTCACTACCGCCAGAAATTGGATTAATTATTGGAAATCTGAAAAAGCACTTCATATGTCCGTTCTACTTGATTCATACAGATTTTACTTGGCAAGATGCTGTGGCATATGGTTATTTTGGCAAAAATAGCCCTATTGGCCTTTATTATCGTTACTGCGAAAGACGAATGCTCAAATTATCGAACTATATATGTGTACCACTTAAACATACAGTTAAGTATATATGCAATTTCTATCCATGGCTTCCTGAGAGCCGTTTCCGAGTTTGTCAGTTCTGGCAAAAATCTTTTGAAATGGTAAAAAATGATGAATCTCGTAAGAAACTTGGTCTTGAGGGTAAGTTTGTGGCCATTTACGGTGGTTCTGTAGGCCAGGCTCAAAAAATTGAATACATGGTTAACCTGGCTGAAGCGGTTAAAAACAATGAAATGATTATATTCTTGTTACTTGGCAAGGGTGCAAAATTAGATCAAATAAAGAATATGGTACACAACAAGGGACTTAAGAATTTCCTTTTTCTTGACTATATGCCAAAGCTAGAATATTTGCAATTACTATCCTCTTGTGATGCAGGTCTTATCATACTCAATGATATTCACGGTTCTCCTAACTTTCCTAGCAAAACTGCATCATACTTTAATTTGCAGGTACCAGTGCTAGCTGCAATTGATAGTGAGAAAGGTTACGGTGAATTCCTTGACGAAACTCAGACCGGATTATGGTCTATAAGTGGTGATATAGATGCTTTTAAATCTAATCTGCTCAAGATGTATAATAATCCAACGCTTTGCTCTAAGATGAAAGAGAATGAGCTTAATTACTTCCGGGGAAAAATGACTGTAGAATATGCATATAAGCTTATTAATGACCATATTAAATCTAGCATATAATTATTGTGCTATGTGCTATGTGCTATGTGCTATGTGCTATGTGCTATGTGCTATGTGCAATGTGCTATGTGCTATGTGCTATGTGCTATGTGCAATGTGCTATGTGCTATGTGCAATGTGCTAAGTGCAATGTGCAATATTTAAAAATGCAAATATTCAAAAAACAAGCAAACTATTGTAAATGAAGATACTCATCATAGGTGGAGGTCTCCAAGGATTGTCTTTTGCTTCTTCACTTTACAATAAGCACCAGATATCAGTAGTAAGTGATGATATTCAAACAAAATATTGTAGGTTTTATAAGAAGGTATATGACACTTCTTATAGTAACGGTGCTAAACTAATCGAGTTACTGAATTTGGAGCATTATAATGTACTTATACCGATAAGCGATATATCAGTGTCAGTAATTAGTCAGCAAAAGACTGAAATTGAGTCAAGAACAAAATGCAAGGTAGCAGTACCTGATTATGAAAAAGTATATAAGGTAGAAAGCAAAAGTCGCTTCATGGAGTTCTGCAAGAACAATGCTGTTCCACACCCAAAAACATTACAGCTTCCTTTAACTTCACATAGCTTTTCTTTCCCAGCTCTCATCAAACCCGATTATTCTGTTGGAGCTCGTGGTATTACCCGGATAAATTCCATCGTAGAACTGGATGAGAAATTTTCTGCTGTGGAAAAAAGGTTTGGATCATGTACAATCCAGGAGTTTATAGAAAATACTGATTATTACTATAATGTAATGCTTTATCGTAATCCAATAGGAGAGTTCCTAGGCCATACAATAACAAAGATTGTGCGTATGTATCCCGTGAATGCGGGGAGTAGTTCGTGTTGTATCACAGTGGAGAATGATGAGTTGTTGGACATTTGCAAGGATTGCCTGAATAAATTAGATTGGGAGGGCATGGCAGACTTTGATGTATTACAGCGTTTAGATAATGGAGAATACAAAATAATTGAAATAAATGCGCGTGTTCCAGCAAGTTTGAAGGCAGCAGAAATTAGTGGTGTAAATTTTCCAGAAATTATTGTATGTGACACAATGGGTTTACCAGTACCATCTTATTCATATAAACCTGGAAAAATTATGAGGTATTTGGGCATTGATATAATGTGGCAACTCAGATCTCCTCGCAGATTTTCGACAAAACCTAGCTGGTTTAAGTTCTTTGGAAAAAATATTTACTATCAAGACATATACAAGGCTGACCCTTCTACTTGGTGGACTTGGTTTGCTGAGGGACTTAGGAAGATGAGAAGTAGGATTAATAATTTAAAGAGATGAACATACTAACATTCGACATTGAAGAGTGGTACACTTACAAAGGTATTGGATCCGATTTGGAAACATCTAATCGTTTGGAGGGGTATTTGGATATTTTCTTGGATCTGTTTTGTGCTCAGGATATTTGTGCGACATTCTTTGTTTTGGGAGCAATTGTTCGTAGCCATCCACACATTATCAAAAAAATCCATGATGCCGGGCATGAAATCGGGTGCCATTCCGATGTACACAGATGGCTTACCGAGTTCAATGAAGCTCAGTTCGAAGAGGATACTCATAGGGCTATTTCTTCTATCGAAGATGTTATTGGCACCAAGGTTTTGTGTTACCGGGCCCCTGCTTTTTCGATTACCCCACAAAACAAATGGGCTTTAGAGATTCTGCATAAAAACGGTATAGAATATGACTGCTCAATATTTCCTGCCAGCAGGGATTTTGGTGGATTTGCCTGTTTCTCTGCCGACACTCCTTCCATAATTGAGTATGCTGGAATAGAGATGAAGGAGTTTCCTATGGGAGTAACTACTATCTTGGGTAAAAAAATTGCTTATTCCGGTGGGGGATACTTTAGACTACTACCCTACTCCAAAATAAAAAGCATTATCTCTGCACGTGACTACAATATGACCTATTTCCACCTTCGTGATTTCGATAAGGAACAGTCCCGGCAACTTACACTGAGATATTTCAAAAACTATTACGGCATCAACTCGGCAATGGACAAGTTCGATAACCTGATCTCTGACTTCAACTTTATAAACATAGCCCAAGCAAACGACAGAATCTACTGGCCCACGGTTCCGGTAATCAAGTTATAGCTAGTTCATCCCTCGGATATATTCACAACTTATTGACATTTTGAGATTTAAAGTCAAATACTTATTTCAAAAAATTACTATTATGTGGTAATAATGAAACACATCTCCATAAACACAACCTTAAATAGATGATATCCAATAAATAAAGAACACAACATGAATAAAGATTTTAGTGAAGAATATAAAAAGTGGATACAAAAATTGCTAAGTACATGACAAAAATTTAAATATATCAATTTTACGGTTAGAGTAAGGGTTTAAAAGATAGTCAGATACAAGGTCAAGGCCATATTTAAACAAGCTCACTGCACGCCGTTTGTGTTTTAACATTCTTATCTTTTTAATATGTTCATTCCGGTATATACCAATACAATAACACCAGGTAAAGGCTACAATTACGATCGAAAGGAGCTTTCCAATCCTTTCAATGTCGCTCAAATGGGTCTGTTCGATATTGAATCCGCTGGATTTCAGGGCTCTGAATGCCGTTTCTATTTGCCATCTTTTTTTGTAAGTCTCCAATGCTTTTTCAGGATTGCAGAATGATACAAGTATCTGTAGCTCGGGTTTACCATAGAACTTTATTCTTGCCATATTCATGCTTTTCCCAAAATGGGTGTACAGTTTATGGCTTATTTCATTATTTTTGTACCGGGCCCTGGAATTATATCTCATAGAAAAAAGTCAGAAGTTTTCCTTAAAGATACTAATTTTCAGGGCCCTTTGCAAATATAATTACCTAAATATCAACATAGTAAATGATGTTTTCTTAAAAAATGTCATGTACAAAAAATTAACTATTACAATATGGAATATACATATACTACATCTTATCAAAACAAGTCAAGGAGCTAGTTGGGCTCTCAATTTAATAAAGGAAATTACTATTCTAAAACCTGAAATAACATTTAGTGTTGCAATTCCAATAGGTGGAATACATACTAAAGAGTATAAAAAAATTTGCAGAAATGTATATCAACTTAATTATTCTATAGATGTAAATATATTCAACCAAGGCAAAAAGCTAAAAGAAATTGTAGAAATTGATAAACCCGATATCATCCATAGCTGGTTTGCACATACAACGCTATATGCCAGGCTGTTTCTACGGAACTCTAAAACTCCACGATTGTTTGAAGTTGTAGGGCCGCTTCATCTTGAAACATTTCTTTATCGATTTTTTGATGTGAAAAGTGCTCAAAACAATGATTATTGGAAAGCTACTACAAAATACACTTACAACAAATATTTGAAAAGTGGTGTTTTACCTCAAAAACTGTTTTTAAATTATATATGGATTGATCTTGATAAGGTCATGGAGTTTGAAAAAAGTAGTCCTATTCTTAACATTAGGAAACAATACTGTATCCCAGATCACATAAAAATAATTGGCACTGCTTCAAATATGTATCCTCCAAAGTTATTTAATAAAAAAGGAGTTAAAAATCACGAAACTCTTTTAAAGGTATTTAAAAGAGTTTTAGAGAAAAGAGATGATGTTGTCTTAATTATTGGAGGTAAAGCCTATGGAGAGAATAAGAATTATGAGGAGAAACTTAAGAAGAAAGCTAATAAAATTAGTAAAACTAAGATTATATTTACAGGCTTTGTCCCTAACTTGGGGAGGTTAATTACAGAGTTTGATGTCTTTGTTTTCCTTTCTTTATCAGAAAATCTTGGAGGCGTATATGAAAGCTTACTTTTTAAAGTTCCGACTGTAGCTTCTAATAGAGGAGGAATACCTGAGTTAGTCATTGATAACATTACAGGATATACATGTGATCTAAATTCAATTGATAAAATTGTCGAAAAAATAGAAATACTTTTAGATAATCATGAAATAGGTAGTCATTTCAGAGAAGAAGGCTACAAGCGAGTATTTGATATTCTTGATAAAGAAAAATCAATTGCAACATCTATTGATATCTATTACGAACTACATAATGATAAAAACTAATCTCAAGATCTTTCAAATGAAGTATTTGAAACATAATGCTTGAATTAAAGCAGCATGTAGTGAATTGTTTAACAATAACCAAAACCTAGTTTAACACTGACTTTCATGTCTTTTTTTCTAATTATTAAATTCACTTACTTCCATTTTATAAGAACTTAGAATATATGTACAACCGATTTATTAAACGTTTTTTTGATTTCACTATAGCATTCTTGGTGATTATTTCAATTAGTTGGATCCTGATAATCATAGCTATATGGCTTTATATTGTCAACAAAGGTACTAGTGTTTTATTTTTTCAGGAACGGCCAGGTAAGAGAGGAAAGATGTTTAAGGTCATTAAGTTCAAGTCTATGACCGATGAGCGAGATACCGAAGGGAACCTACTTCCCAATGATCAACGTATTACTAATATAGGAAATTTTATCCGTAAATATTCTATTGATGAACTTCCCCAATTGTTCAATGTACTCAAGGGCGACATGTCCTTAATAGGGCCACGTCCATTAATGCCTCGTTATCTACATTTATATTCTTCTGAACAGATGCGTAGACATGAAGTACGTCCAGGCATCACCGGATGGGCACAGGTTAACGGAAGAAACAATATAACGTGGACAGAGAAATTTAAGCTAGATGTATGGTATGTTGACCATTGCAACTTATGGTTAGATATTAAAATTTTGTGGATGACAGTTATAAAAGTTTTGGCAGGTAATGATACCAGGTATGAAGGTTCATCTGTCAACTCTGAGGGTTTTAATGGACACAATTGAATTTGAATGAAAAAGAAAGTGATGGTGCTAGCTGGTGGGAACGACCAGATTGCGTTAATAGAAGAACTTAGACTTTTTTTCCATGGCTATGTCGAAATAATACTTGTTGATGGTTCCGACAAAGTACGTGCTATCCCCTATGCCGATAAATTTCTGCATATCAGCACAATGGACAAATCAGCAGTATTACGAGCAGCTCGCAAAGAAAAGATAGCATATATATTGACAGCATGTGGTGATCAGCCTCTATCAACTATGGTATATGTTGCAACAGAAATGGGTCTGCCCACATACTTAACAGATCAAGATGTGCGTGACTTGACCAATAAACGATTTATGAAGGAAAAGATGATCAAGTCTGGTATACCAACAGCCAAGTATATTTATATTAATAAAAATTGGGATGGAAAACTCCCTGACTTTGATTATCCCCTAGTTGTAAAACCAGTAGATAGCAATGGCTCCAAAGGAGTAAAAAAGGTTTTTTCGCCTTCAGGGCTTAAACAGTCACTTAAAGAATCTTTCCAATATTCTTTATCTGGAGATGTTATCATTGAGGAATATAAAGCTGGAGTAGAGTTATCGATTGATTTATATGTTGAAGGGACATCTGCAAAACTTCTTTCTATCACAGCATCTAAAAAGATATCTGAGAATAAGGATTCCTTTACTATTGTTCAAAGTTTTTATCCAGCACCAACTGATTTCAATGAAAAAAGGGTACTCGAAATATGTCAGGCAATTGTAAATGCCTGGAATCTTCATGACACTCCACTTCTTGTACAAATGATCCATAATGGAAATCAATACAATGTTCTGGAATTTAGTGCTCGCATGGGAGGTGGATCAAAATATCGGCTTATACAGGTTTTGTCAAGTGTTGACATTATGAAAGTTTATGTTGAAATGATTATGGGGGGGAAACCTTACGTTACACCACAAAAACAGTATAATTATGCTATTATGAACTATGTATACTGCTATCCGGGTATTTTCAAATCTATTGAAGGAATTGACACATTAATGTCTGATGGAATTATTCTCGACTTCTTTAATTACAGAGTATCTGGATCATTAATTGAAAAGTCAAACACAAGTAGTGATAGGGTAGCTGGCTTTGTAGTTGTAGGCGCATCTAAAAAAGAAGTTGAAAAGAAATTAGAAAAAGCTAATAAAGCACTAAAAGTATTAAACGATGAAGGTAATGATATTATGCGGCATGATTTACTATCATAGCGTAGGATACATTTAGCTTACGTCTTCCAAATATAAATCAATTTAAAAATCAAATCCCAATGAAAACATGTGTAATAGGTACAGGTAATGGAGGACAAGCGATTGCAGCTTGGCTTTCATCGCAGGGCAATACTGTGTCATTATATGGTCGTAATTCCGACACTATCTCGGCATTATCGTCACGTGGAAGTATTCAGTTGATTGGGGCAGTTACAGGAGTTGGTCCCCTATCAGAAGTTACTACAAATATACATAAATCGGTTTCCGGGGCAGAATTAATTATGGTAGTAACAACTGCTAATGGTCATGGTTCCATTGCTGAGCAAATAGCTGGCGATTTAACTAATAACCAGATCATTATCTTGAATCCAGGACGTACAGGTGGGGCTTTGGAATTCCAACGTGCGTTGGAGGCAAATGGGTGCAAGGCCCGTGTTTACGTGGCCGAAGCGCAATCACTGGTTTATGCATGTCGACTAGTAGAGAATGGCATAGTCAACATAATTGGAGTGAAAGACAAGGTATTACTATCTGCTGCCCCAGCTTCTGATACATCTTTTGTATTGGAAAAAATTTCTACAATATATCGATGTTTTTGTGCGGCAGAAAATGTACTTCAAACTTCTTTGGAGAATATTGGTGCGATATTTCACCCGTGTGTTCTCTTGTTCAATGCAGCTACCATTGAGCGTAACGATGTATTTTGGTTTTACAGAGACATGACTCCAGAGATTGCCAATTTCATTGAAGAATTTGATCGCGAACGCTTGGCGGTAGGAAAAGCATATGGAATAGACCTCCTTAGTGTAAACGAATGGATTAGTTATGCCTATCCAGACACAAAAGGCACAACACTTTGTGAAAAAATGCGGAGTAATCCTGCCTATTACAATATTAAGTCGCCTTCATCGTTATATACTCGTCAGTTAACAGAAGATATCCCTACTGGTGTTCTTCCTATTATGGAGCTTGGGGAAGTAGCAGGAGTTGATGTATCTCTACTCCGCTCTATGGTTGATATCTGTAGTCGTTTATTAAGAAAAGACTTTCGTAAGGAAGGGCGCACTCTCAAACGATTGGGCTTGGACGGATTGTCAAAAGATGATATTATAAAAAGACTATCCTAAGAGCATTCAATTGTGAAAAAATTTGCTACTCTACGACAGAAGTTTAAAGGCAATTTATCATAAAATCATACATGCATCAAGGGGTGAAAGAGGAGTGATTAATAAAAATTGTAAACAATGAAAAAGAAAATAAATTGTTCCGACGTCTTCGGGTTCGTCAAGCCACTGGTTGATATTCATACATTAGGTTTATCCACTATCGCAAATCTACTTATGGATTGTGGTTATAAAGTATATATTGCAAATAATGATGTCAACGAGGCTGTTCAGAATCTCCGGAAGCTCAATAATTATGGATTATTTAAAAAGTGGATACTTGAAAAGCATATTACTAGACTAGGTGTTAGCTATCGACTTGACCCTGTTGAAGGATATAACTACTTTATGTCCATATATGAACATCTTCTTGTAGACAAGATGTTTACTGCAGATGGTGGTCCTTTGACCCAACTTATTTTTGCTGGTTTGCCAGAAACCTCTATTCGAGTTAAAGAAAACACTAATAGTACAGTTATTGTTTTCCCTGGAAACGAGACTCCAATTGAATCTTTGACAAAGTTAAATGTACCGCAAGAATACCTTCCTAACGAATTAATTCAGGATAATGCCTATGACAATATGCGATGGGATTTCGCCAAGAAACTTATTGAATCCGGTAAATGGCGCTTGGAGTCGTATCAAGACCATTACGGTTATCCATCATGTGGCTCAAATAGGGATCGCTATGAAGACCGATTGAATTATGCCAAAACAAAGAAATCTTTACCCATTATCCGTACTCATACTGGCCCATACAATCCAGATCGTTTGGAGGCATTAAAGGAGTATAATTCATGGGTAAAGGACCTTGCGCAGTCTAAATTATTGGATGTTCTTTCTATTGGCAGTTCTCAATTAACTCAATCACATTTTGGGGAAAATTGGAAAGACATGCCTAATGGAGGTGGGGTTCCTGTAAACTCCGATGTAGAATATAGCATTATCCGTGATAATGCTTATCCGATGCTAGTCCGTACCTATTCTGGAACCAAGAATATACCTGAACTTGCTAGAATTCATGAGCGCTCTCTCAATATTTCATGGCATGCCTTGTCATTCTGGTGGTTCAATGAATTAGATGGTCGTGGAAATAGCACTTTGTTGGACAACTTGAAGGAACATTTTGAGACGGTACGTTATGCTGTTTCTACTGACAAACCGGTTGAACCAAACGTACCACATCATTTTGCTTTTCGTGGAGCAGATGACATCACTTACATATTATCTGGTTATCTTGCTGCAAAAGCTTGTAAAAAAATGGGGTTGAGGCACTTGATACTCCAAAATATGCTTAATACCCCTAAATACACCTGGGGCTCTCAGGATTTAGCAAAGAGTCGAACAATGGTTAATCTTGTCCGTAGTCTTGAAGATACTAATTTCAAGGTTAGTGTTCAAACTCGCGCAGGTCTCGATTACTTTGCTCCTGACTTGGAAAATGCCAAGATTCAGTTGGCAGCGGTAACTTGTTTGATGGACGATATAGATCCCGGCAATAATAACAGTCCCGAAATCATCCACGTGGTCAACTACTCAGAAGCCGTATGTCTCGCTACACCTACTATTATCAAAGAAAGTATCCAGATAACTCTTTCAGCCCTTCACGAGTACCGTCTTGCCCGTAAACTTGGAAAAATTCCCGTTATGAGGTTTAATCCAGATGTAAAGGAAAGAACCGACTCGTTATATGAAGAATGTCGTGCATCAATTGAACTCCTGGAAAAAGCAATCCCTAATCTATACACTCCTGAAGGATTCTATAAGGTATTTGTTGAAGGATTTCTCCCAGTTCCTTATCTGATGGACCATAATCGTAAATACCCTAAAGCTACACAACACAAAACAGCTATAAAAAACGGTGGTAT
It includes:
- a CDS encoding sugar transferase — protein: MYNRFIKRFFDFTIAFLVIISISWILIIIAIWLYIVNKGTSVLFFQERPGKRGKMFKVIKFKSMTDERDTEGNLLPNDQRITNIGNFIRKYSIDELPQLFNVLKGDMSLIGPRPLMPRYLHLYSSEQMRRHEVRPGITGWAQVNGRNNITWTEKFKLDVWYVDHCNLWLDIKILWMTVIKVLAGNDTRYEGSSVNSEGFNGHN
- a CDS encoding glycosyltransferase family 4 protein, encoding MYKKLTITIWNIHILHLIKTSQGASWALNLIKEITILKPEITFSVAIPIGGIHTKEYKKICRNVYQLNYSIDVNIFNQGKKLKEIVEIDKPDIIHSWFAHTTLYARLFLRNSKTPRLFEVVGPLHLETFLYRFFDVKSAQNNDYWKATTKYTYNKYLKSGVLPQKLFLNYIWIDLDKVMEFEKSSPILNIRKQYCIPDHIKIIGTASNMYPPKLFNKKGVKNHETLLKVFKRVLEKRDDVVLIIGGKAYGENKNYEEKLKKKANKISKTKIIFTGFVPNLGRLITEFDVFVFLSLSENLGGVYESLLFKVPTVASNRGGIPELVIDNITGYTCDLNSIDKIVEKIEILLDNHEIGSHFREEGYKRVFDILDKEKSIATSIDIYYELHNDKN
- a CDS encoding glycosyltransferase family 4 protein; the protein is MNILFLFCSLPNLSDDKSLFSSLIHEFKHQGHNVFVSAKGQNTSKTELVEENGIPVIRIHSQDFTGVSNNFKKALGYIEYSIKQVYYTKKKLRNQKIDLIISHSLPPEIGLIIGNLKKHFICPFYLIHTDFTWQDAVAYGYFGKNSPIGLYYRYCERRMLKLSNYICVPLKHTVKYICNFYPWLPESRFRVCQFWQKSFEMVKNDESRKKLGLEGKFVAIYGGSVGQAQKIEYMVNLAEAVKNNEMIIFLLLGKGAKLDQIKNMVHNKGLKNFLFLDYMPKLEYLQLLSSCDAGLIILNDIHGSPNFPSKTASYFNLQVPVLAAIDSEKGYGEFLDETQTGLWSISGDIDAFKSNLLKMYNNPTLCSKMKENELNYFRGKMTVEYAYKLINDHIKSSI
- a CDS encoding polysaccharide deacetylase family protein; translated protein: MNILTFDIEEWYTYKGIGSDLETSNRLEGYLDIFLDLFCAQDICATFFVLGAIVRSHPHIIKKIHDAGHEIGCHSDVHRWLTEFNEAQFEEDTHRAISSIEDVIGTKVLCYRAPAFSITPQNKWALEILHKNGIEYDCSIFPASRDFGGFACFSADTPSIIEYAGIEMKEFPMGVTTILGKKIAYSGGGYFRLLPYSKIKSIISARDYNMTYFHLRDFDKEQSRQLTLRYFKNYYGINSAMDKFDNLISDFNFINIAQANDRIYWPTVPVIKL
- a CDS encoding NAD/NADP octopine/nopaline dehydrogenase family protein produces the protein MKTCVIGTGNGGQAIAAWLSSQGNTVSLYGRNSDTISALSSRGSIQLIGAVTGVGPLSEVTTNIHKSVSGAELIMVVTTANGHGSIAEQIAGDLTNNQIIILNPGRTGGALEFQRALEANGCKARVYVAEAQSLVYACRLVENGIVNIIGVKDKVLLSAAPASDTSFVLEKISTIYRCFCAAENVLQTSLENIGAIFHPCVLLFNAATIERNDVFWFYRDMTPEIANFIEEFDRERLAVGKAYGIDLLSVNEWISYAYPDTKGTTLCEKMRSNPAYYNIKSPSSLYTRQLTEDIPTGVLPIMELGEVAGVDVSLLRSMVDICSRLLRKDFRKEGRTLKRLGLDGLSKDDIIKRLS
- a CDS encoding ATP-grasp domain-containing protein, with translation MKILIIGGGLQGLSFASSLYNKHQISVVSDDIQTKYCRFYKKVYDTSYSNGAKLIELLNLEHYNVLIPISDISVSVISQQKTEIESRTKCKVAVPDYEKVYKVESKSRFMEFCKNNAVPHPKTLQLPLTSHSFSFPALIKPDYSVGARGITRINSIVELDEKFSAVEKRFGSCTIQEFIENTDYYYNVMLYRNPIGEFLGHTITKIVRMYPVNAGSSSCCITVENDELLDICKDCLNKLDWEGMADFDVLQRLDNGEYKIIEINARVPASLKAAEISGVNFPEIIVCDTMGLPVPSYSYKPGKIMRYLGIDIMWQLRSPRRFSTKPSWFKFFGKNIYYQDIYKADPSTWWTWFAEGLRKMRSRINNLKR
- a CDS encoding ATP-grasp domain-containing protein, with the protein product MKKKVMVLAGGNDQIALIEELRLFFHGYVEIILVDGSDKVRAIPYADKFLHISTMDKSAVLRAARKEKIAYILTACGDQPLSTMVYVATEMGLPTYLTDQDVRDLTNKRFMKEKMIKSGIPTAKYIYINKNWDGKLPDFDYPLVVKPVDSNGSKGVKKVFSPSGLKQSLKESFQYSLSGDVIIEEYKAGVELSIDLYVEGTSAKLLSITASKKISENKDSFTIVQSFYPAPTDFNEKRVLEICQAIVNAWNLHDTPLLVQMIHNGNQYNVLEFSARMGGGSKYRLIQVLSSVDIMKVYVEMIMGGKPYVTPQKQYNYAIMNYVYCYPGIFKSIEGIDTLMSDGIILDFFNYRVSGSLIEKSNTSSDRVAGFVVVGASKKEVEKKLEKANKALKVLNDEGNDIMRHDLLS
- a CDS encoding transposase gives rise to the protein MARIKFYGKPELQILVSFCNPEKALETYKKRWQIETAFRALKSSGFNIEQTHLSDIERIGKLLSIVIVAFTWCYCIGIYRNEHIKKIRMLKHKRRAVSLFKYGLDLVSDYLLNPYSNRKIDIFKFLSCT